Proteins encoded in a region of the Benincasa hispida cultivar B227 chromosome 2, ASM972705v1, whole genome shotgun sequence genome:
- the LOC120071813 gene encoding aldehyde oxidase GLOX-like yields the protein MANHKHFSAVLIVLKAMIVLLLQCIEISSAFGVSPATQTAGRWKLLLNNTGVVAMHMALTHHNTVVIFDQTSAGPSGYRLRRRSGGKRCTTSHSDMIDPNCYAHSVEYDISTNQVRALQLSSDTWCSSGSFLSNGTLLQTGGYGSGSRRIRKFRPCKDHSCDWSEAKSLLSNDRWYATNQVLPEHDRLIVVGGKRTFTYEFVPKMGKEKSYDLPFLHQTFNNQEGGNNLYPFVHLSSDGNLFIFANRDSILFNYRRNRVVKTYPRIPGGGARNYPSTGSSVILPLDHRNRFQEVEIMVCGGSATGAYRAARRGEFMKGLRSCGRMVITGNTHKWKMEDMPESRLLHDMLILPTGNILIINGAKTGCAGWGNARNASLQPYLYEPKNQPNRRFSVLKSTKIARMYHSSAIVLTDGRILIAGGNPQRNYTFENVPYPTELRLQAYHPHYIESKYDDQRPRNVTINYARGDYGIKYGGEFTVRFKLGRRRENAVEFNAYAPPFATHSFSMNQRLLKLRSKRMERDDNGGWVSAVVEAPPSPNVAPAGYYLLTVVNGGIPSVSRWIRFINS from the coding sequence ATGGCCAACCATAAGCATTTTTCTGCAGTACTCATCGTACTGAAAGCCATGATCGTGCTACTACTGCAATGTATAGAAATCAGTTCTGCATTTGGAGTTTCCCCAGCAACGCAAACAGCAGGAAGGTGGAAGCTTCTTTTGAATAACACTGGCGTGGTGGCTATGCACATGGCTTTAACCCACCACAACACCGTTGTTATATTCGATCAAACTAGTGCTGGCCCGTCTGGATATCGACTCCGACGACGATCTGGGGGGAAAAGGTGTACGACATCCCATTCTGACATGATAGACCCCAACTGCTATGCGCATTCTGTGGAGTATGACATTTCAACGAATCAAGTTAGAGCTCTCCAACTTTCTTCCGATACCTGGTGCTCCTCTGGTTCCTTCCTGAGCAATGGAACGTTGTTACAAACAGGTGGTTATGGTAGCGGGTCGCGAAGAATCCGCAAGTTCAGACCTTGTAAAGACCATAGTTGCGATTGGAGTGAAGCCAAGTCATTGCTATCAAATGATCGTTGGTATGCTACGAATCAAGTCCTTCCCGAGCATGATCGGTTAATCGTGGTGGGTGGTAAGAGGACATTCACTTATGAATTCGTTCCAAAAATGGGGAAAGAGAAGTCCTATGATCTGCCATTCTTGCACCAAACTTTTAACAATCAGGAGGGAGGAAACAACCTCTATCCATTTGTTCATCTCTCCTCTGATGGGAATTTGTTCATTTTCGCCAACAGAGACTCAATTCTGTTCAATTACAGACGAAACAGAGTGGTGAAGACATATCCTCGAATACCTGGTGGGGGAGCGCGGAATTACCCCAGCACTGGCTCATCAGTGATCCTCCCATTGGATCACAGAAACAGGTTTCAAGAGGTCGAAATCATGGTTTGTGGGGGCTCTGCTACCGGAGCTTACAGGGCAGCACGACGTGGGGAGTTCATGAAAGGTCTGCGATCATGCGGAAGAATGGTGATAACTGGTAACACACATAAATGGAAAATGGAAGACATGCCAGAATCTCGGCTTTTACACGATATGCTGATCCTTCCTACGGGCAATATCTTGATCATTAATGGCGCTAAAACTGGTTGTGCAGGATGGGGCAATGCGAGAAACGCTTCCCTTCAACCCTACCTCTACGAACCTAAAAACCAACCAAACAGAAGATTCTCAGTCCTGAAATCCACCAAAATAGCAAGAATGTACCACTCGTCAGCGATTGTTCTTACTGATGGAAGAATCCTAATTGCAGGTGGGAATCCCCAACGAAATTACACATTCGAGAACGTACCTTACCCAACAGAACTCAGATTACAAGCATATCATCCACACTACATTGAGTCAAAATACGATGATCAGAGGCCAAGAAATGTGACGATAAACTATGCTCGCGGTGATTACGGCATCAAATACGGCGGAGAGTTCACCGTTCGATTCAAATTGGGGAGGAGGAGGGAAAATGCTGTAGAATTTAACGCTTACGCACCGCCATTTGCGACCCACTCGTTTTCGATGAATCAAAGGTTGCTGAAACTAAGGAGCAAGAGGATGGAGAGAGACGACAATGGCGGATGGGTGAGTGCCGTTGTGGAAGCTCCACCGTCGCCAAATGTTGCACCGGCCGGTTATTACTTGCTCACGGTCGTTAATGGAGGAATTCCCAGCGTTTCACGGTGGATAAGATTCATAAATTCCTGA